agtcGTACCAGCCAAATAAAACTTTGAAAAATTAGGAGACtaaaactaaaaaaatgaaaaaattagtGGGGGAAAAAACTATTTTACCTTGTTTAAAATGTACCTAAAAATGGAAATGAGTTATTTTTTCCACTAAATTAAGGTCATCGTAAATTCTTTCCCAATAAATTAACATTCATTTTCATTTCTCTAAATTATTTCTCAAAATACTTTTGCAAAATACAAAAAGGAAACCCAAACACTGTAACGGCAGATGAAGTAGTTGGAGGAAATTCAACAAATGATTAGTCCTATTCCCTTAAGGTTACGTTTAGTATGAGAGATTAGGTGAGTTTATGGTTTTTTAACCCACCTAATTCAtgtttgatattatttttatttaaccaaGTAATTTATCTGAGTTGGGAAATATCTTGATCTTGTGTGTTCAATTATGATTCgactttttatttttcatagtCAATTCTTTTAAGGAGCTGGTTGTTTTGAATCGTACTTGGTTTGAAATttaaacatacatacatattaattaaattaattaaactaaacaATAATTAATGATAATGCCACCCACCAATTTAATCCAGGGGACCCTCCTTCTGCTTCCCATGTTTTGGCATTTACAAGTCGAATCATATAATAAACATGGAATTAGTGGGATGTCTATAATTGATGCGACGACACGACAccatatatataatcatgttCGTTCACcctttaaatatattaaaattgtaCATCCATTAGATAAATATTAATACCTCAACGATGATCACAAATGTAGACGTGATATGCTTAACTATATCAAAACTGTACATCCATGAGATTTACCCCGATATTGAGCACAAATGTGGTGTATATATTCTACCCAAAATTAAAGCAAACAATGATGTTTAAAATGCGGTGCACTTTTCGAACAAAACTTATTTcagtaataaaatatatatctgtaataataataataataataataataataataataataatggagGGAGATGTGTCCAATGTAGAGTCATGTGATTTGATTCTGAAATTGTCCCAAAGAGGATGGGTAGGTGGCCACCTCTTTTATTCATTTGTTGACCAAATTAAATTCCTAACAAATCCCCATATTAGTTTACTGCCTTAATTTTTGCACCTACATTATTGCTTCGAAAGtgttctttctttttcttttttaaaaaaagatatataatataatatactgTAAGTCTTTATTAAATGAATGTTTTAatgataatataaaaaattatttaggtAATGTGAAATATGATAGGACAAAAACTGTGTGAGACGGAGATCGTATTTTTGTGAGACTgttctcttatttggatcatttatGAAAAAGTGATCCATCTCATAAATAAAGATTCAggataccgtctcacaagaaacctattCATATGAAAATGGTAAATAAATGGATCGAAAGAATTTATTGAATCTTAATTATATAGTATATCATGATACCTTTGATCTAAATGAATATcacgatttaattaattgggaaGAACAAACTCATGAAATAACTTGAAATTTGGACTCCTACAATCCTCGCACAGTCAAACTACAAGAAATGAAATCACCAAATGTaatgctaaaaaaaaaaaaaaattcaccaaATATAGATAGATATTCATGATTATcctattaaattatatattaaatggaATCAAACAGCTTTAATCTCAGATCGCATGCACAGCTAGGGGGTGGAAGAAACTTTACTACCCTTTACTAGAACGATCGGGAAACGGCATTTGTACCACCGGCTTGGGAGGAGCTTGCGTCGGCGGAAAGTGGGTCGGTGGAGGAGCTTGAGTGGCGGAAGGCGGCGGATGCCTGACCTTGCTTTCTCCACCTGAGGTGTCTTCCGGAAGAGGGTCGGAGAGGTTGTCCGGCAGCACAAATACACCCTGCGACGGCCGGCGCTGGTGGCGGTGGGTCCTCTGTGACATTGAATTGTCAGTACGGTGTAATAATGGAGGGTTTGGGGTTGGAATGTGGGGGAGAAGAGGTGGGTTTGGTGGGGTTTATATATTTGCATTACAAGGTCAAAGATTATCCATTCACATTGGGATTCCAATGCATTTATTATATGAAATTATGTAAATCTAATCCAAATCATGGCCATAATAATTAACCATTAGTTACTCTAAATAGGATTTCATTATTCTTTTATTATATTTTCCAACAATCATATAATTTGTgttaagacaaaaatttgtttgagacggtcttacgtgtcgtatttgtgaggcggatctcttatttgggtcatccatgaaaaagtattacttttatgttaagagtattactttttattgtgaatatctgtaGGGTTGACctatctcacagattaagatccgtgagacggtcttacacaAGACGCACCCTTGTGTTAATTATTAAAGGTGTGATTAATTATCCATAATACGAATGATTGGGTTTATCAAATTACCTAATGTATTTATGCATTTTGTATATTTGGTAATCCTCACGTCTTATTAGCGTATACTTTCTTGATGTCTTTTTTGTTTCAGACTCAAATCCTACTAGATATTTGAGTTATAAACTATTTTATTCATCTTTACATCGTATATACTTTTATCATCTTATCTCACATGTTAAACAATGTTTTAAatctattatttttaataacttTTCCTTTTAACATTGATATAATTTGATATTAAAAGATACTAtacattattttatataataataaattcacATGCATGGATTGTGTGTGacattattaatataattaaggCTAGACATGATCCAAATTCCAATGTATAtttataatgaaaaataatatttttgaaaaaaattatatatttctatGCATTGAGTCGGGTAAGAGATTCATTgtacaaaatttatttatgagacgatctcacataaattttcgtatataattaaaaaactaAAAGTGTTTTATTATTGTTGGTCGCTGCATAGATTTTGATGCACACATGTCATGTGGTATTTGACGCTAATTAAGGTTATAATAAATTAGTTTTAGAAAGTGTTGATCACGTTATGTGTAAATAATACATCACAAATTCATAGGAGAAAGTATCATATGTCAATTATTTGAGATGGATCACCGACCtgattcaattttttaaaaaatattatttctatgtcgaaaatattatttttcattgcaACTCTGAGTAATACCAACTCGTCTTACATATATAAAGACGCGAGATCTTCTCATAAGAGTCCTACTCATAACATATCACGTGCATGCCAAATTCATAATAAtgctataaatttaaaatttgatacATACAATTAATAATCAGAAAAGGATATTCATTTTATGCTATCATGTGGTCTCTTGTTGTATTTGtgtgtttttaaaaatacaaatgtATAAAatactttttctttttaattattgaaaaatattaaaattatatagcTAATTTAGTACACATAAATCATAACAGAAGTTATtacattttaatatttaaattatgatttttaattcaTTTATGCTCATTTCATATTCTAGACACAAAAGTTTATAAGAAagtatacacatatatatatatatatattgtttttttaaaattaatgtaaATTTTGTTACTGTTGATTCATTCTGGGCCCAAATAGAAAGCCCGTATGATATGATGAAGTAATAGAAATACGGGATAcggtaaaatttaaaatttaccgTAGATTCGTGAATTTGACTTGCAAAATTCCGTACAAGATTCACAACACACTGTACAATGCTCGTGGTGCAGCCCTTGTGCTGGTGGGTTGTGGCCGAAAAGAGCTTAAACCCtaaaatttccttcacaaatcCTAACTGCAACTTAAATAATTTCTGGAACAATTATTTCAGTTAGTTTATTAATAAAAGTTATACCCCCATTTTAGTTGATCCGCGTCAACAATGGCTTCGTATATTCCTCAACATGTCTGCATCAGATCCTCAGCACACAATGAACCAAAGGTTtgatctttattttatttttttagaatgTAGTGTTTTTAGTTGGTTTTCTGCCAGTGATTAACTTTACTGAACGTTAAAGGATACTTTCTGACCCATGAACCAATTTCGAAAGGTTACCAGCTTAATGctgaaacaattttttttgtaatttactCTGGGAGTATAAGTTGTGTGGATTTATGGCGGTGTAAGTTCTAACGTTGTGTTAAATTAGGATTAGCTCATTTGGATGGAGTTAATGTCGGATAGTATCTGGGTCTGAGCCTGAGCTTTTAGGGGCTGTTGGATTTCATTATTAAACGCGCCATTTTGTTGATTTGCAATTGAAGAAATCGTGTTGTGCAGGTATTTTGCATGTCAGGCCATTTGAGAATGAGTTTTAGAGTGTTTGCTGCTTCATCTATGGCAAAGGATGTGTCAAGCTACATACCTGCAGCACCGATTTTGTTGCCTGAAGGGCCCTGGCAACAGGTTGTCATTAACATATTGAAATTCGTCTCTGGTCTATTTAATTAAACATGATCTCACAGCACTTGGAATTTTAAGCATTACTTACTTATTTTTTTCAACATTTATGGTATTTAAGTATAGATTCCAGGAGGAGTTGCAGCTGCAAAAGGTTTCAAAGCTGCTGGAATGTATGGTGGATTACGAGCAGTTGGAGAAAAGCCTGATCTTGCATTGATCACTTGTGATACAGATGCCATATCGGCAGGTTGGTTTCCTTTGTTAGAGAAATTAACTTGCATTATTCCAATCAAAGTTGTGTGTGCGAAAAATGCACATGCACAGGGATCATTGTCAGAGATTTTTTGTGTCATGCTTTTGACAAACGTTTTGTTTTCTAGGGGCGTTCACCACTAACGTGGTTGCAGCTGCACCTGTACTATACTGTAAAAAAGCATTAGATGACTCCCCAACGGTATGTTAGGGACACAATTTTTTATCCTTGTCATGCGATCGGCTCAAAAGTGAGTTTAGTTCAGCAGGCATGGAAAACTTTAAGTACCATTTGCATCAGATAATGTTAGACTGCTGAAATGATGTGAAAAACTGCGTGACTACTAATCTCTTGAATTCAAGTGGAAGGAATAGAAAGAAATGGTTATGTGCATAAATTTGAGAGTATGTGAACTCTTGGAAACGTTAGAGCTATTTGCTCCAATTGCCGATTTATTTTGTCTATCCAGAAATTAATTTCTTCCATGTTATTCCCAACACTTCACTTGATGGATGTCTCTATTCTACTTCCAGGCTCGTGCAATACTAATAAATGCTGGTCAGGCAAATGCAGCTACGGTAAGTTTTATTTTGGCTGGTTATCATCTGAAAGTGGACATGGAATATCATTTTTTCTGTGCATGCTTTTATCATTATACTTATATTTCTTGCTAGCTAGTATTGTCATGTTCAAAGAAACTTTTATGCGATGGAGCTAAGATACCTTACTTTTTATGTAGGGGGATGCTGGTTACCAGGATGTTCTAGATTGCTCTCATGCCCTTTCCGAGGTATGAATTTTTAGAGTTATTTCCAGTTAGAGGAACCAAACATTTTTTGTACCTAACTTCCTATTAACTGCAGTTGCTGCATTTGAATCCTTTCCAAGTTTTAATTGAATCTACTGGCGTAATTGGTCAAAGAATCAAGAAGGTGATTCTTGGTCATCAACATGGTCTTGTTCAACTGAACATTTGGAACATGAGTAACATAAATAACACTGTTTTTGCCACATGTAGGAAGCTCTTCTCAAGGCTCTTCCAAATTTAGTTAATCACCTTTCATCTTCTGTTCAGGGGTATTCTTCTGATTGAATGCACCACCTTCTCATCCTATAATTTATCTCTTTTTATCGAGAAGTTGTATTTTGCGCGTTTATTTTTTTACGCGGATGTTAAGCTGACTGCTATTGTCGACCAAACTTCTCTCTATTTATCTTTTCTCTCAAACTTATCATAGAATCCACACCATTTCATTTCTTGTATTTTATCTTATTACTTTCTCTATATTGATCCTTTCTAGATTTATAATAGTAAATATTGTTATTGGATAAATAGGGCAGACTCAGCTGCTGTAGCAATAACTACAACTGATCTTGTGAGCAAAAGTGTCGCAATTGAATCTAAGGTGTGTGCCTTCTTTTTGTCCATGCAAGTGCATATTTAGATAACAATTTCAATTGTATTCGCTTATCCAACATTTATTTCTGTACTGAACTAATCTCCAGATCAAGGATGACATTCATTTCTTTTTGTTTCTCATTTACTATCTCCTAATTCCAGTTCAAGACTAACATTGGAAGTCACTTCTTTCTATCGCTTCATTTTATTACTAACTGGACTTTGCTTGTATGTTAGGAACTGAATACAACTATCTTTATAGCTAATGTAATTTCCTTCAATGACTGAAGAGTTGTTCTCCTCTCCCTATGACAAAAGTTTTTCATGCTTCTAATTGGTAAGTTTACTGCATTTAGATCGGAGGAAACTGTGTAAGAGTAGGCGGTATGGCCAAGGGCTCCGGGATGATCCACCCAAACATGGCAACAATGCTTGGTGTAGGTTGCTAATATTATTTTGACGTTATCCAAGAAATCAGCATCAATTATCCAATACCCGTGATTCTAACTTTTCAGGTCATTACCACTGATGCTTTGGTCACAAGCGATGTTTGGCGAAAGATGGTACTTGTTGCTGTGAACCGTAGTTTTAATCAAATAACTGTAAGTATCATCGTCCTGGTGTTATTTACATATATCTAATGATATAAATTATGAgcatttgttgctaaactttttaTGGATGATAACCGTGCTTCTCTTGAGTACCTGTGTTAGTTGTGTCTGtgtgcatccattgtcgatgttGCCCTTTCCACTGCCCTCTATCATCATTCTGGGATGTTTATTTGGCAGGTAGATGGAGACACTAGTACTAATGATTGTGTCATTGCTTTGGCTAGCGGTCTTTCGGGAGCAAACAatatttcttctttacaaagtcCTGAGTCACAGCATCTGCAAGCATGTCTTGATGCTGtaagtttaattgatttaaGCAGTTTCAATTAATAAATCATACGCAATGAGATTGGTCTGTAATGTTTCTACCATGATCTTTTGTTTAACAGTATTTATTATGTATCAAAAGACCTGTATTTGGTGATACTGCGAGCTTGTGAAAGTAAAGGCATGCCTAACGTGGAATAACTTGCAACAATTAAATTTCATAGACGGCATGTTAGCGTAGAATAACTTGGTAACAATTAAATTTCATAGACCGCATGTGTAACATGGAATAACTTGGTAACACTAAATTTCATGGACTAATGTCATGTACTAATTTTGACTTCTTTGGTAGGTGATGCAAGGCCTTGCAAAATCAATAGCTTGGGATGGTGAAGGAGCGACATGCTTGATTGAGGTGTGCACCTCTGGCAACAGAATTTTTGACATTTTACAACCATAACAATCCAAATATATGTATTGCTCTACTTACATGTTGAACGTGCTGCGAGTTCTACAAATAAAAGTGGGTGTTGGTTCGACCGACAGCACCAGAGCATGATTGCAAAACGGTGGATTTGACTTGATTCTGTATGCAGGTCAAAGTAAATGGAGCCTACAGTGAAGCGGAAGCAGCTAAGGTTGCACGATCAGTGGCATCTTCTTCATTAACCAAGGCATGATTCAGTACGATATGTCAAATGTT
The Primulina eburnea isolate SZY01 chromosome 5, ASM2296580v1, whole genome shotgun sequence genome window above contains:
- the LOC140832454 gene encoding arginine biosynthesis bifunctional protein ArgJ, chloroplastic isoform X1, coding for MASYIPQHVCIRSSAHNEPKVFCMSGHLRMSFRVFAASSMAKDVSSYIPAAPILLPEGPWQQIPGGVAAAKGFKAAGMYGGLRAVGEKPDLALITCDTDAISAGAFTTNVVAAAPVLYCKKALDDSPTARAILINAGQANAATGDAGYQDVLDCSHALSELLHLNPFQVLIESTGVIGQRIKKEALLKALPNLVNHLSSSVQGADSAAVAITTTDLVSKSVAIESKIGGNCVRVGGMAKGSGMIHPNMATMLGVITTDALVTSDVWRKMVLVAVNRSFNQITVDGDTSTNDCVIALASGLSGANNISSLQSPESQHLQACLDAVMQGLAKSIAWDGEGATCLIEVKVNGAYSEAEAAKVARSVASSSLTKAAVYGRDPNWGRIACAAGYAGVPFDLNKLQISLGNILLMDNGQPLPFDRTAASNYLRTAGEKHGTVLIQISIGDGPGSGLAWGCDLSYDYVKINAEYTT
- the LOC140832454 gene encoding arginine biosynthesis bifunctional protein ArgJ, chloroplastic isoform X2, with the protein product MYGGLRAVGEKPDLALITCDTDAISAGAFTTNVVAAAPVLYCKKALDDSPTARAILINAGQANAATGDAGYQDVLDCSHALSELLHLNPFQVLIESTGVIGQRIKKEALLKALPNLVNHLSSSVQGADSAAVAITTTDLVSKSVAIESKIGGNCVRVGGMAKGSGMIHPNMATMLGVITTDALVTSDVWRKMVLVAVNRSFNQITVDGDTSTNDCVIALASGLSGANNISSLQSPESQHLQACLDAVMQGLAKSIAWDGEGATCLIEVKVNGAYSEAEAAKVARSVASSSLTKAAVYGRDPNWGRIACAAGYAGVPFDLNKLQISLGNILLMDNGQPLPFDRTAASNYLRTAGEKHGTVLIQISIGDGPGSGLAWGCDLSYDYVKINAEYTT